A section of the Macadamia integrifolia cultivar HAES 741 chromosome 9, SCU_Mint_v3, whole genome shotgun sequence genome encodes:
- the LOC122088441 gene encoding uncharacterized protein LOC122088441 produces the protein MIHTRDTDILLVMAAALLFPLLSPNSLSSSSSSSSLFKNDKAFLYNYVSPLRFKSDLKHFRVEALKERAEEAKTTPTSAEEVTEKFGLEVGLWKIFSSKEKGDEGKGEKSKGDQAKELLAKYGGAYLATSITLSLISFSLCYILISAGIDVQSLLQKVGIPASETGEKVGTFALAYAAHKAASPIRFPPTVALTPIVAGWIGRIVQKDK, from the exons ATGATCCATACAAGAGACACAGATATTTTGCTAGTAATGGCAGCGGCTCTgctctttcctcttctctcaCCCAATTctctttcatcatcttcttcttcttcttccctttttaagAATGATAAAGCCTTTCTGTATAACTATGTCTCACCGCTTCGCTTCAAGTCAGATTTGAAGCACTTCAGAGTCGAAGCTCTCAAAGAAAGAGCAGAGGAAGCCAAAACGACCCCTACATCTGCTGAAGAAGTTACGGAGAAGTTCGGCCTCGAAGTTGGCCTCTGGAAG ATATTTAGCTCGAAAGAGAAAGGTGATGAAGGGAAAGGAGAGAAGTCCAAGGGGGACCAAGCAAAAGAATTGTTAGCAAAATACGGAGGAGCATACCTGGCGACATCCATTACTCTCTCCTTGATTTCCTTCTCCCTCTGTTACATCCTCATCAGTGCAGGGATTGATGTCCAATCTCTGTTGCAGAAG GTGGGAATCCCTGCTTCTGAGACCGGAGAAAAGGTCGGAACATTTGCTCTGGCATATGCTGCACATAAGGCTGCATCTCCAATCAGGTTTCCTCCCACAGTAGCTCTCACTCCCATTGTTGCCGGCTGGATTGGGAGGATAGTCCAGAAAGACAAGTGA
- the LOC122089546 gene encoding uncharacterized protein LOC122089546 codes for MSPAKMPEPVLRRMNSIAELNLSSKDQNLTLTFPILNGGNKVSHVADDLELISFRSQTKYTSLKDLLPSPLAARIQSPDTTASAQSGYEISIKNHLVKQAARAYLQPKSVSPNSSGRHFFLQLWVRFSREYLWRPVNVCSDFINQHIVSRITGAFHQFFGLIWVGKNQGR; via the coding sequence ATGTCTCCTGCGAAGATGCCGGAGCCTGTTCTTCGACGGATGAACTCCATCGCAGAGCTTAATCTTTCGTCCAAGGATCAGAACTTGACTTTGACCTTTCCCATCCTTAATGGTGGAAACAAAGTCTCTCATGTTGCAGATGATCTTGAGCTCATCTCCTTTCGATCACAGACAAAATATACTTCTTTGAAGGATTTGCTGCCCTCACCGCTCGCTGCTAGAATCCAATCTCCTGATACCACCGCATCTGCTCAATCCGGTTATGAGATCTCCATTAAGAACCATCTGGTTAAGCAGGCTGCTCGAGCTTATTTACAGCCAAAGTCTGTGTCGCCGAATTCTTCTGGTCGACATTTCTTTCTGCAGCTATGGGTTAGATTTTCCCGTGAATACTTGTGGAGACCTGTCAATGTTTGTTCTGATTTCATAAATCAACACATCGTATCAAGGATCACAGGGGCCTTCCATCAgttttttggattgatttggGTCGGGAAGAACCAGGGAAgataa
- the LOC122088737 gene encoding putative HVA22-like protein g produces the protein MLGVFITRGLVMLFGYAYPAFECYKTVEKNRIEIEQLRFWCQYWIIVAVLTVLERIVDVFVSWLPMYGELKLAFYIYLWYPKTKGTSYVYETFLLPYVAKHETHIDRKLLELRYKAWDLASYHLQNCASYGQNTFFQFLQYLASQTSKAKGPRSQNVDPQPPNSSPPPPPPRAMGRQPADEQTQQSSKKRTSTPPQSPISMKRTEFQWPKSDVVQEQQPSNIPPEATVVNTTISASSDDSTGPPASEEADMDETLRAARTRLRRSHSRPKE, from the exons ATGTTGGGGGTTTTCATAACTAGAGGTCTTGT GATGCTATTCGGATATGCATACCCTGCGTTTGAGTGCTACAAAACGGTGGAAAAGAACAGAATCGAGATTGAACAACTCCGATTTTGGTGTCAATATTG GATCATCGTTGCAGTGCTGACAGTACTTGAGAGGATTGTGGATGTTTTTGTCTCATG GTTACCCATGTATGGTGAACTAAAGTTAGCATTCTACATCTACTTATGGTACCCAAAAACCAAG GGAACAAGCTATGTATATGAGACATTCTTGCTGCCTTATGTTGCAAAGCATGAGACACATATCGATCGGAAGTTGCTGGAACTGAGGTATAAAGCCTGGGATTTGGCTAGTTACCATCTGCAGAACTGTGCCAGTTATGGACAGAACACATTCTTCCAATTCCTCCAATATTTGGCTTCTCAAACTTCAAAGGCAAAAGGCCCCAGATCacag AATGTGGACCCACAACCTCCCAAttcatctcctcctcctcctcctccaaggGCAATGGGACGGCAGCCGGCTGATGAGCAGACTCAACAGTCAAGTAAGAAGAGGACTTCGACACCCCCCCAGTCTCCAATTTCTATGAAACGGACAGAGTTCCAATGGCCAAAATCTGATGTTGTGCAAGAGCAACAGCCCTCCAACATACCACCTGAAGCTACTGTGGTGAATACAACCATATCGGCATCCTCCGATGACTCAACCGGTCCTCCTGCCTCTGAAGAAGCCGATATGGATGAAACACTACGTGCAGCTCGGACCAGACTCCGGCGTTCCCATTCCCGACCAAAAgaatga